One Salmo salar chromosome ssa01, Ssal_v3.1, whole genome shotgun sequence DNA window includes the following coding sequences:
- the LOC106606565 gene encoding ectodysplasin-A receptor-associated adapter protein, producing the protein MFTSICVKMTSLKAFKEPFDRIISEPVEDTDTSSFMAEMSLKSNYPVQVTEPQDTVTLQLRSMPPGYLTPPSGRIRQPVEDGVECICTGSILQDFPKELQFLNNPCEKCCCSAPPPKISDLMDDKDLLDLLRLKLDPNHCTVKNWKNFASRWGMSYDELTLLEHRTQGSMCHSPTQEFLLRNNHKTVTELTELCRVYQRIDVLRLLQSWMDNDWPSRWQNAH; encoded by the exons ATAGAATAATCTCTGAACCAGTGGAGGACACAGATACTAGTAGCTTCATGGCAGAAATG TCCTTGAAGTCCAACTATCCAGTCCAAGTCACAGAACCTCAAG ATACAGTGACACTGCAGCTGAGGTCCATGCCACCTGGCTACCTCACACCTCCCTCGGGCAGAATAAGACAG CCAGTAGAAGATGGTGTGGAGTGCATCTGCACAGGCTCCATCTTACAAG ACTTCCCCAAGGAGCTGCAGTTCTTGAACAACCCCTGTGAGAAGTGCTGTTGCTCAGCTCCACCTCCAAAGATCAGTGACCTGATGGACGACAAGGACTTGCTGGACTTACTGCGTCTTAAACTGGACCCAAATCATTGCACTGTTAAGAACTGGAAGAACTTTGCGAGCCGTTGGGGTATGAGCTATGATGAGCTGACTCTGCTGGAGCACCGGACCCAGGGCTCAATGTGCCACAGCCCCACACAAGAGTTCCTGCTGCGCAACAACCACAAGACCGTCACTGAGCTCACCGAACTTTGCCGGGTTTACCAGCGCATTGATGTGCTGCGGCTTCTGCAAAGCTGGATGGATAACGACTGGCCCTCACGCTGGCAAAATGCTCATTAA
- the LOC106606541 gene encoding neuroblast differentiation-associated protein AHNAK — MNGESQQRRYSKSLVLEDSQRGGVVITGITDPSDTDKIGLKEDNEIVAVTINLNHLSKDDRMKLLKIMEPYNDNMRVMTKQDLKASVSLGSLDGGLKDPGDMLKDTYSRMQQSVEAPTIEVDGLSGQLNAEGGLKSEINGPTLNGELPNVTLDTPGTDGAAQFTMPTIGMSRPLIKGADLDGTLRCLEDSLLIPKLRTPDPSLDLEKPEVKTNGFKYKDQKLKMPHFNLPHIKAKAPKGDVNISGDLEGPGPDLKISAPGVEIKSPNVDFNNPNADLKAPDVDIKAPSGKFKWLTQTKPKFGLSGTKVKEPDVDIDAGLSAADVNLSTLNIDGEISASDVDLSSPKAEVDLHAPDINIEAPSSKFKWPHLKKHKFGLYGPKVKAPGVKTDLEKPTVDLSTSKIEGEMSTPNLELNLPKAELSGPDVDIHPPIGKFKFPTLKKPKFRLSRPKIKAPDVDADLKVPDLSLSVPDVVTGLDTPDLDTNLSNTDIKGPEVDLNAPEVDIEPSSGKFKWLTLKKPKFGHSGPKVKGLEVDIDADLSAPDLNHSTPNTDGEIHAPDVDFNLHKADHDAPDVDIDVPSGKFQLFNLKKPQFGLHGPKVKETEMDLDANLTVPDMSLSTPNIYGDISAPDVDVNLPTADLKGPDVDLQAPEVNVEAPSGKHRFPTFKMPKVNWSGHKVKGPDLDVDAGLKTPDLDLSAIEGDIAVPDLNVSLPEADLKGPDVDVDLDAPSGKFKLPKIKWPKMRKVKGPELDVDADFNTPELDVDLPEAYLKGPDIDLKTADLNLLAPAIEGDIAVPDHNVSLPEIDLKVQVVDIQASDVDLDSPSGKLKLPKIKLPNLGLTEPRVKGLNQDANLKAPELDVSVPDLDVNLPTAYLQAPVVELKTPDRDLSAPQIEGDIAAPDLSISFPEADIKGPEVDLQALDVDRNAPSGKFNLPKIKLPNFGLTGPRVKGPNLDANLKAPELDVSVPDVYVNLSTADRQACVIELKTPDLSTHKIEGAIAAPCLDIHLSEVDLKAPNLNIEVPIIELKTQDSDISVPEVDVNLPKADIQGFDLDLNAPDLNLSAPKIEGDIAAPGINVSLPEADQKATNNQLQISELNLSTPKVEGDISAPDLDISFPIMDLEGLDVDLQAPNVYLNVDADPKTADLDISALEVDVNLPKVDLKVHDLDLKTPELNRSAYKLEGEVNVPQIDINTPKADLKGYEVDLKAPDIDTDATSGKFKFSYFKHPTFGLSNHKLEEPNLDVDAPDINILVPTLETGLVAPKVDVPQADQNLSAPNVESDISAPDVNLSLPKADLSGPEVELNASDLNLSTPEIGVSVPDIDLSVQGDIKSPEVELKAPDVDIEAPSGKLPNFKMPKFGLSRPRIKEPELDASADVNAPDVEVSVPKIEGEISTTGRSLFAPDVEASVDIPDLDVNLPDIKIDDTHKSKLKWHLKWPRLRFSGSKDKDSDMDNEEEQSGDETESGQVEVPMFTFHRLPQNNKIESALQDAAIFEAIDTPKLEGGLDTASTEVSLSKVNVSLTEGGKETSPSGPINIMERLKLFKAKITSDALDSSDENNRISISLSNMLGLNITDPDADYSWFPAM, encoded by the exons ATG AATGGGGAAAGTCAGCAAAGACGTTACTCCAAAAGCTTGGTCCTGGAAGATTCACAAAGAGGAGGAGTTGTCATCACTGGAATCACAGACCCTAGTGACACTGATAAGATTGGCTTAAAAGAAG ACAATGAGATTGTCGCTGTCACCATCAATCTGAACCACCTCAGTAAAGATGACAGGATGAAATTACTCAAGATCATGGAGCCTTACAATGACAACATGAGAGTTATGACAAAGCAGGATCTGAAAGCCAGCGTCAGTCTCGGCTCATTGGATGGTGGCCTCAAAGATCCTGGGGAT ATGCTCAAGGATACCTACAGCAGAATGCAGCAATCAGTTGAGGCACCAACTATCGAGGTCGATGGCCTCAGTGGACAATTAAATGCTGAAGGGGGGTTGAAGAGTGAAATCAATGGTCCCACTTTGAATGGGGAATTGCCCAATGTGACATTGGACACACCTGGAACTGATGGTGCTGCACAATTCACAATGCCCACCATTGGAATGTCTAGGCCTttaataaaaggagcagatctcGATGGCACCCTCAGATGCCTTGAAGACAGTCTATTAATACCAAAGCTCCGCACTCCAGATCCATCACTTGACTTGGAGAAACCAGAGGTTAAGACAAATGGATTTAAGTACAAGGATCAGAAATTAAAAATGCCTCACTTCAATCTACCACACATAAAAGCCAAAGCACCAAAGGGAGACGTGAACATATCAGGAGATTTAGAAGGCCCTGGTCCAGACCTGAAGATTTCAGCCCCTGGTGTGGAAATTAAATCCCCAAATGTAGATTTCAATAATCCAAATGCTGACTTGAAAGCTCCAGATGTTGACATAAAGGCTCCTTCAGGCAAATTCAAATGGCTAACTCAAACAAAGCCCAAGTTTGGATTATCTGGAACAAAAGTGAAGGAACCTGATGTCGACATAGATGCTGGCCTGTCTGCAGCTGACGTGAATCTCTCCACTCTCAACATTGATGGAGAGATAAGTGCATCAGATGTAGATTTGAGTTCACCAAAAGCTGAGGTAGATCTGCATGCTCCAGATATCAACATTGAGGCTCCCTCGAGTAAATTCAAATGGCCTCATTTAAAGAAACACAAATTTGGTCTTTATGGGCCTAAAGTCAAAGCCCCTGGTGTTAAGACAGACCTGGAGAAACCAACCGTTGATCTTTCTACCTCAAAGATTGAGGGTGAGATGAGCACCCCAAATTTAGAATTGAATTTACCCAAAGCAGAGCTGAGTGGCCCTGATGTTGACATTCATCCTCCCATTGGCAAATTTAAGTTCCCGACACTCAAAAAGCCCAAGTTCAGGCTCTCTAGACCAAAGATAAAAGCTCCAGATGTTGATGCAGATCTGAAGGTACCTgacctcagtctctctgtccctgatGTTGTTACAGGTCTTGACACACCTGATTTGGACACCAATTTGTCAAATACAGATATCAAAGGCCCTGAAGTAGACCTTAACGCACCAGAAGTGGACATTGAGCCCTCTTCAGGGAAATTCAAATGGCTTACTCTAAAAAAGCCAAAGTTTGGACACTCTGGACCCAAGGTTAAGGGACTCGAAGTAGACATAGATGCTGACCTGTCTGCACCTGACTTGAATCACTCCACTCCAAACACGGATGGAGAAATACACGCACCAGATGTAGATTTTAATTTACACAAAGCTGACCACGATGCTCCAGATGTTGACATTGATGTTCCCTCTGGAAAATTCCAGTTGTTCAACCTAAAGAAGCCTCAATTTGGACTCCATGGTCCAAAGGTGAAGGAGACAGAAATGGATCTGGATGCTAATCTGACTGTACCTGACATGAGTCTCTCTACCCCTAACATTTACGGGGATATAAGTGCACCAGATGTCGATGTCAATTTACCCACAGCTGACTTGAAAGGTCCAGATGTAGATCTTCAGGCACCAGAGGTCAACGTTGAGGCACCCTCTGGAAAACATAGATTTCCAACTTTTAAAATGCCCAAAGTTAACTGGTCTGGACATAAGGTGAAGGGACCAGACCTTGATGTTGATGCTGGTCTGAAGACACCAGATTTGGACCTATCAGCAATTGAAGGTGACATCGCTGTTCCAGATCTCAATGTCAGTTTGCCTGAAGCTGACCTCAAAGGACCAGATGTAGATGTAGACCTTGATGCGCCCTCTGGAAAATTCAAGTTGCCGAAAATAAAATGGCCAAAAATGAGAAAAGTAAAAGGACCGGAACTTGATGTAGATGCTGATTTTAACACCCCAGAATTAGATGTTGATTTACCTGAAGCATATCTGAAAGGGCCTGACATTGACTTGAAAACAGCAGACCTCAACCTCTTAGCACCAGCAATTGAGGGAGACATTGCTGTTCCAGATCACAATGTGAGTTTGCCTGAAATTGACCTCAAAGTACAGGTTGTGGATATTCAAGCCTCAGATGTTGACCTTGATTCTCCGTCTGGAAAATTAAAGTTGCCTAAAATCAAACTGCCGAATTTGGGTTTAACAGAGCCAAGAGTTAAAGGATTAAACCAGGATGCTAATCTAAAGGCCCCAGAGTTggatgtttctgttcctgatctgGATGTCAATTTGCCAACAGCTTACCTCCAAGCTCCTGTAGTAGAGCTGAAAACACCAGACCGGGACCTTTCTGCCCCCCAAATTGAGGGAGACATCGCTGCTCCAGATTTGAGTATCAGTTTCCCTGAAGCTGACATCAAAGGTCCAGAGGTAGATCTTCAAGCCCTAGATGTTGACCGTAATGCTCCCTCTGGAAAATTCAATTTGCCTAAAATCAAACTGCCAAATTTTGGTTTAACAGGGCCAAGAGTTAAAGGACCAAACCTGGATGCTAATCTAAAGGCCCCAGAGTTGGATGTCTCTGTTCCTGATGTGTATGTCAATTTGTCAACAGCTGACCGCCAAGCCTGTGTTATAGAGCTGAAAACACCTGATCTTTCTACCCACAAAATTGAGGGAGCCATCGCTGCTCCATGTCTTGATATTCATTTGTCTGAAGTAGACCTTAAAGCCCCTAATCTCAACATTGAGGTTCCAATAATTGAGCTTAAGACACAAGATTCAGACATATCAGTTCCAGAGGTCGATGTGAATTTACCAAAAGCAGATATTCAAGGGTTTGATCTAGACCTGAATGCACCGGACCTCAACCTCTCAGCTCCAAAAATTGAGGGAGACATTGCTGCTCCAGGTATCAATGTCAGTTTGCCTGAAGCTGACCAAAAAGCCACCAACAACCAGCTGCAAATATCAGAGCTGAACCTTTCTACCCCAAAGGTTGAAGGAGATATCTCTGCTCCAGATTTAGATATCAGTTTTCCCATAATGGACCTTGAAGGACTAGATGTAGATCTTCAAGCCCCAAATGTTTACCTTAATGTTGATGCTGATCCGAAGACAGCAGATTTAGACATCTCAGCTCTTGAGGTTGATGTGAATTTACCAAAAGTAGACCTTAAAGTTCATGATCTAGACCTGAAAACACCAGAGCTCAATCGTTCAGCCTACAAACTTGAGGGTGAAGTGAATGTACCACAGATAGATATCAACACACCTAAAGCTGACCTCAAAGGATATGAAGTAGATCTAAAAGCTCCAGATATAGATACGGATGCCACTTCAGGCAAATTCAAATTCTCTTATTTTAAGCACCCCACATTTGGTCTTTCAAATCATAAACTGGAGGAACCCAACCTTGACGTTGATGCACCTGACATAAATATTTTAGTTCCCACACTTGAGACTGGGCTTGTAGCCCCAAAGGTAGATGTACCTCAAGCAGACCAAAATCTATCTGCTCCTAATGTTGAAAGTGATATCAGTGCTCCAGATGTAAATCTAAGTTTACCAAAAGCTGACCTCTCCGGCCCTGAGGTGGAATTGAATGCTTCTGATCTTAATCTCTCTACCCCAGAGATTGGAGTAAGTGTCCCAGACATTGATCTGAGTGTGCAGGGAGACATTAAAAGCCCTGAGGTCGAGCTGAAAGCTCCAGATGTTGACATTGAGGCTCCCTCTGGAAAACTGCCTAATTTTAAGATGCCAAAGTTTGGTCTCTCAAGACCTAGAATAAAGGAACCAGAACTTGATGCCAGTGCAGATGTGAATGCGCCTGATGTGGAAGTTTCTGTCCCCAAAATTGAGGGAGAGATTAGTACAACTGGACGGAGTCTCTTTGCTCCTGACGTTGAGGCCAGTGTTGACATACCAGATTTGGATGTCAATTTACCTGACATCAAAATAGATGACACTCACAAAAGTAAGTTAAAATGGCACTTAAAGTGGCCAAGGTTAAGATTCTCTGGCTCAAAAGATAAAGATTCTGACATGGACAATGAGGAAGAGCAGAGTGGGGATGAAACAGAGAGTGGTCAGGTAGAAGTACCCATGTTTACCTTTCACAGACTTCCACAGAACAACAAGATTGAGAGTGCGCTCCAAGATGCTGCCATTTTTGAGGCCATTGACACACCAAAGCTTGAAGGAGGCCTTGATACAGCTAGTACAGAGGTCAGTTTGTCTAAAGTGAATGTATCTTTgactgaaggagggaaagagacatCACCTTCAGGACCTATTAACATCATGGAGCGGTTGAAGTTGTTCAAAGCAAAAATCACCTCAGATGCATTAGACTCATCGGATGAAAACAACAGGATATCAATAAGCCTCTCCAATATGCTTGGTCTGAACATCACAGATCCCGATGCAGATTATTCCTGGTTTCCAGCCATGTGA